In Desulfosoma caldarium, the following are encoded in one genomic region:
- a CDS encoding PAS domain S-box protein — MARTSVPRYSRFVLLSLLAFETVSMALLLGWIYLILTRSYTQEFQRSLDMETAQIQLSLQERLNFAMDRLRSCAMNNALRVSLMLGLSQQIDEHLRQHYTPKGSGIHIFVQDAETGRVYGMPQDGDMVSLQLSEEHVSSFFAFGPKIFPFFLSNHCLFVATWPIQRKNELLGTALLIYNIQGDSRFGSLYRPGTAPVLGFWKGFNFVDVLTGNEISGRFIQRDKIGPLSLLKLSTKPSYTTLPLRKTEFGLHAAFSLEPLSQRFFTLLQTFGLLFLVVLGATCLVGFLIYRRMHDPLQSLLHHTEQLASNPSPHFIEEEKIPFWEFRTFAASFNTMLRSFLELQRRFAERAEEKLKASEERYQELVETLPIGIVTLDAGGRFLFANPAALFIMGYEPQELKTLTLQQVMAFKRSVSDSMEATWNSRAGRQSSSPLMTPGHNETSEPPLKDMSGPFPGCLSETDAAEGPLEADLRRPDGRTVRVETYFRATRVGPEDVLLLTFFDVTQRKTAEESRRRFMTAIEQVPEPIIITDKDRRVVYANPAFETVFGYDPKAVIGQDMRSLVGTSQSQWAYAQVEQALRHGQTWKGLLVNRTASGAEIETRTSITPIKDEDGELKYIVYVKRDVTEEQQLERRLRQTQKLQAIGTLAGGIAHDFNNILMIILGNAQMAMRLAQNEKVHRPLERILQASQRASDMVRQILTFSRSEDRPFQSVRLKSVVQEALQLLRGSLPATIRMETHLDVTDDLVFGDATQLHQVIMNLGTNAAYAMRDAHGLLSVSLREEDLSEPRLAQALGVAPGMYLCLSVTDTGPGIPPDLLDRIFEPFFTTKPLGEGTGLGLSVVHGIVRTHKGGIDVHSEPGKGTTFRVYLPKGAAARTDPVMDKNRIRVASKRILVVDDEEMVREVLTDLLTAEAHHVTAAASAQDAIELLASPETPPFDLILVDQTMPHMTGLEFLAKIREYGNQVPAVLCSGNPQDVSPEIKRSLSIHGVLTKPFSVDMLHAVLAQLFGSESHSL; from the coding sequence CGGCTGGATCTACCTGATACTCACTCGTTCGTACACCCAAGAGTTCCAACGAAGCCTCGATATGGAGACGGCCCAAATCCAGCTCAGCCTCCAAGAGCGCCTCAACTTTGCGATGGACAGACTCCGCTCGTGCGCCATGAACAATGCTCTTCGAGTGTCCTTGATGCTCGGGCTATCCCAACAAATCGACGAGCATCTCCGTCAGCATTACACCCCAAAGGGCAGCGGGATTCACATCTTCGTCCAGGACGCTGAAACGGGGCGTGTTTATGGCATGCCGCAAGACGGAGACATGGTAAGCCTTCAACTTTCTGAAGAACACGTCTCGTCCTTTTTCGCCTTTGGGCCCAAGATCTTTCCGTTTTTTCTTTCTAATCATTGCCTGTTTGTGGCCACATGGCCCATTCAGCGAAAGAACGAGCTACTGGGGACCGCCCTGTTGATCTACAACATCCAAGGCGACAGCAGATTCGGGTCCCTTTACCGCCCAGGAACAGCTCCGGTGCTGGGCTTTTGGAAGGGATTCAACTTTGTAGATGTTCTGACCGGGAACGAGATCTCTGGAAGGTTTATTCAAAGAGACAAAATAGGCCCTTTGTCTTTACTAAAACTTTCGACAAAGCCCAGTTATACCACTTTACCTCTGAGGAAGACCGAATTTGGACTTCATGCGGCCTTCTCCCTGGAGCCGCTGTCGCAACGTTTTTTCACGTTGCTGCAGACCTTTGGATTGCTTTTTCTTGTGGTTCTTGGCGCCACATGTTTGGTGGGGTTTCTTATCTACCGGCGCATGCATGACCCTTTGCAATCCTTACTCCACCACACCGAACAACTGGCAAGCAACCCGTCCCCGCATTTCATTGAGGAGGAAAAGATTCCTTTCTGGGAGTTTCGCACATTTGCAGCCTCCTTTAATACCATGCTTCGAAGTTTCCTGGAGCTGCAACGGCGCTTTGCCGAGCGAGCCGAAGAAAAACTGAAGGCGTCCGAGGAGCGGTACCAAGAGCTTGTGGAAACCCTACCCATAGGCATTGTGACCCTCGATGCCGGCGGTCGGTTCTTGTTTGCCAATCCGGCGGCGCTTTTCATCATGGGCTACGAACCCCAAGAGCTCAAAACCTTGACGCTGCAGCAGGTGATGGCATTCAAGCGCTCCGTCAGCGACTCCATGGAGGCAACCTGGAACAGCCGCGCAGGCCGTCAAAGCTCATCCCCGTTGATGACGCCTGGGCACAACGAAACCTCGGAGCCTCCTTTAAAAGACATGTCCGGCCCTTTTCCTGGGTGCCTTAGCGAGACGGATGCTGCGGAAGGTCCACTGGAGGCGGATCTGCGGCGCCCGGACGGCCGCACGGTGAGGGTGGAAACCTATTTCCGTGCAACACGTGTGGGTCCTGAGGACGTCTTGTTGCTCACTTTCTTTGACGTCACCCAGCGCAAGACGGCCGAAGAAAGCCGACGGCGTTTCATGACGGCCATTGAACAGGTGCCCGAACCCATTATTATCACAGACAAGGATCGCCGTGTCGTCTATGCCAATCCGGCCTTTGAGACCGTTTTCGGCTATGATCCCAAAGCGGTGATCGGACAGGACATGAGATCTCTTGTGGGAACGTCACAAAGTCAGTGGGCCTACGCCCAAGTGGAACAAGCTTTGCGGCACGGACAAACCTGGAAAGGCTTGCTGGTTAATCGGACGGCGTCCGGGGCTGAGATTGAGACAAGAACGAGCATCACACCCATTAAGGATGAGGACGGGGAGCTGAAATACATCGTCTATGTCAAACGGGATGTCACCGAGGAGCAGCAGCTGGAGAGGCGGCTTCGGCAGACACAAAAGCTGCAGGCCATCGGCACGCTGGCCGGCGGTATCGCCCACGATTTCAACAACATCCTTATGATCATTTTGGGAAATGCCCAAATGGCCATGAGGTTGGCCCAAAATGAAAAAGTGCATCGGCCGCTGGAAAGAATTCTTCAGGCCTCTCAGCGAGCTTCGGACATGGTGCGCCAAATCCTCACCTTCAGTCGAAGCGAGGATCGCCCGTTCCAAAGTGTGCGCTTAAAGAGCGTGGTTCAAGAAGCGTTGCAATTGTTGCGCGGCTCGTTGCCGGCCACGATTCGCATGGAAACGCACCTGGACGTCACCGATGATCTGGTCTTTGGCGATGCGACGCAGTTGCACCAAGTGATCATGAACTTGGGCACCAATGCCGCCTACGCCATGCGCGATGCCCACGGTCTTCTAAGTGTGTCGCTACGAGAAGAGGACTTGTCGGAGCCACGTTTGGCCCAAGCGCTGGGTGTGGCCCCGGGCATGTATCTGTGCCTGAGTGTCACGGACACCGGGCCGGGTATTCCGCCGGACCTTCTGGACCGCATCTTTGAGCCCTTTTTTACCACCAAACCTTTGGGAGAAGGAACGGGTTTGGGCTTGTCCGTGGTCCACGGCATTGTTCGAACCCACAAAGGGGGCATCGACGTGCACAGCGAGCCGGGCAAGGGGACCACCTTTCGTGTCTATTTGCCTAAGGGCGCAGCGGCTCGCACAGACCCTGTGATGGATAAGAACCGTATACGCGTCGCGTCGAAAAGGATTCTGGTGGTGGATGATGAGGAGATGGTTCGTGAGGTTCTAACGGATCTGCTCACAGCGGAGGCCCATCATGTGACGGCGGCGGCCTCCGCCCAGGACGCCATCGAACTTCTGGCATCGCCCGAGACTCCACCCTTTGATCTCATCCTTGTGGATCAAACCATGCCGCACATGACAGGCTTGGAATTCCTTGCGAAGATCAGAGAATATGGCAACCAGGTGCCTGCTGTGCTCTGTTCTGGAAACCCTCAAGACGTTTCCCCCGAGATCAAAAGATCTCTGAGCATTCACGGCGTCCTGACGAAACCCTTTTCCGTGGACATGCTTCATGCCGTCCTCGCGCAGCTTTTCGGCTCAGAATCTCACTCTTTATGA